The DNA region AGCAAAACTGGTAAGTAATTTCCTAACCTCCGATGGGTTTCGCAGGTAAAATTTAGCTGCCGAAAGATTACTGCCAACTTTAATGGTAATAGCACTTTCGGGCAGGGCTTTAAAGATATCTTCGTCGGTATAATCATCGCCGAAAGCTATAATGAAATCATAATCACGGCCTTCGGTAAGTGTTAAAGCGGCTTTACCCTTATTAATATCCATATTCTTCACTTCCAGCACCTTATCCCCTGCCAGTAGCTGTAACCCTTTATCGCTTGCAAGATATTTAAGATTGTTCATCAACTCGTTGGCCCTCAGCTCGCCCAGGCCGGCCTGGGCTTTGCGGTAATGCCAAACCAGCGAGTATGTTTTCTCTTCAATGAACGAGCCCGGTGTACGGTCGACATAGGTTTCCAATATCGGATAAATATCATGTTTCCATTGGTCGGTTAGCCCACTTATTTTATGCCATAAAGTGCCGGGTTGCTTAAACCATGAACCATGTTCGGCAATAAGATAGATGTCGTTCTCCTTAAACCAATCATCGAGGTTTTCATGCTTTCGCCCGCTAATTAAAACCAATTGATTTGCAGGATCTTCCGCGAGTTTATTGATGACATTGTACAACTCCTTATCGGGAGTGGCCTGATCGATATTTGATTTGAAATTCACCAGTGTGCCGTCATAATCCAAAAATATAATCCGCTTTTTAGTTTTGATATAACGGTTAATAATGCTTTGTTCGGTAGTGTTGCTTACATGCCTGGCCTGCATGGAGCGCTGCATGAGTTTTACTTCTTTCAGCCTGTCCATAAAAATTTTAACCCAATGCGATGTATTGAACTTTGCTACAAGCTGCCGCATCGGGATCATGCGCCGGCGCTGTTCTTCAAGCGGCATATTGATAGCCTGTAAAATGGCCCGGCAAACTTCCCCGGTATTATTAGGGTTAACAATTATAGCGTCTATAAGTTCTTTAGATGATCCTGCCATTTCACTCATAATCAACACACCGTCATTATTTATCCGACTGGCGACATACTCTTTACTTACCAGGTTCATGCCGTCGCGCATGGGAGTAACCAAACAAACATCGGCCGAGTAGTAGAGTGCCGACAGGGTTTCGATGGGGAATGAGCGATAGTAATAGTGCACCGGGCTCCAGTCCATAGTGCGATACAAGGCATTGATCTTCCCTACTTTTTTATCTATTTCATCCCGAAGGTGAGCGTATTGCGGTACCGTATCCCGGGATGGAACCACGATCATGTAAAGCGTAATGTGCTCAATACATTCCGGGCATTGTTCAAGCAGCAGCTCAAAAGCTTCCAGCCTTTGCAGGATCCCCTTGCTGTAATCAAGCCTGTCTATAGAAAGGATTAGCTTTTTGTTCTGGAAATTCTCTTTAATAAGCTCAATCTGCTGTTTCACATCGTCCTGCAGCGGTAATGATGAATACCTTTTTTCATCGATACCCATCGGGAACGACTCGATAACAACCGAGCGCTCGCCATTGCTGATGATATTGGCACTGGATGTTACCGGCAGCAGCCGTGTAGCCGCACCTAAAAAGTGGCGCACATCATCAAATGTATGTAAACCGATCAGATCGGCGCCAAGCATTCCATCCAACAGTTCCGAACGCCACGGGATTAACCTGAACATTTCATTTGACGGGAAAGGAATATGGAGGAAAAAGCCAATAGAAACATCCGGCAACTCCTGCCTAACCAGGGCGGGTAATAATAGCAACTGGTAATCGTGGATCCAGATCACATCGCCGGGCCCGGCGATGCTCAGGATCATATCCCTGAACTTTTTATTTACCGCTTTATAGTAATCCCAGTTTGATTGTTTGTATGCAGCATAAGTTGAAGCGTAGTAATGAAAAACGGGCCATAAAACCTCGTTGCTGAAACCTTCGTAGTATTGGTTGATCTCTTCCTGA from Mucilaginibacter sp. SJ includes:
- a CDS encoding bifunctional alpha,alpha-trehalose-phosphate synthase (UDP-forming)/trehalose-phosphatase, with the translated sequence MSKTIIVSNRLPVKISKTDGAYHSSPSEGGLATGLGSIYKQGDNVWIGWPGIEVAEQEDKDQVTKELKELSLIPVFLDQEEINQYYEGFSNEVLWPVFHYYASTYAAYKQSNWDYYKAVNKKFRDMILSIAGPGDVIWIHDYQLLLLPALVRQELPDVSIGFFLHIPFPSNEMFRLIPWRSELLDGMLGADLIGLHTFDDVRHFLGAATRLLPVTSSANIISNGERSVVIESFPMGIDEKRYSSLPLQDDVKQQIELIKENFQNKKLILSIDRLDYSKGILQRLEAFELLLEQCPECIEHITLYMIVVPSRDTVPQYAHLRDEIDKKVGKINALYRTMDWSPVHYYYRSFPIETLSALYYSADVCLVTPMRDGMNLVSKEYVASRINNDGVLIMSEMAGSSKELIDAIIVNPNNTGEVCRAILQAINMPLEEQRRRMIPMRQLVAKFNTSHWVKIFMDRLKEVKLMQRSMQARHVSNTTEQSIINRYIKTKKRIIFLDYDGTLVNFKSNIDQATPDKELYNVINKLAEDPANQLVLISGRKHENLDDWFKENDIYLIAEHGSWFKQPGTLWHKISGLTDQWKHDIYPILETYVDRTPGSFIEEKTYSLVWHYRKAQAGLGELRANELMNNLKYLASDKGLQLLAGDKVLEVKNMDINKGKAALTLTEGRDYDFIIAFGDDYTDEDIFKALPESAITIKVGSNLSAAKFYLRNPSEVRKLLTSFAKYTPVEEPADK